From the Mastacembelus armatus chromosome 14, fMasArm1.2, whole genome shotgun sequence genome, one window contains:
- the hinfp gene encoding histone H4 transcription factor has product MPSNKRTQKRTLQLECEWASCQESFSLMENFCQHVEGHLRALSTEDVEDVEDTEEERNCLWRDCGFCSVEGPEELRRHLFFHCYHTKLKQLGQQMLNAQPEIGSCSIGYHNRNIIPEIPDNFICLWEECEQPPYENPEWFYRHVEMHSLCIDIPTGDCEFPVRCGWKDCEATAKGRPKLREHLRSHTQEKVVACPGCGGMYASNTKLFDHIIRQSAMEGQRFQCSHCSKRFATERLLRDHMRTHVSHYKCPLCDMTCPSPSSLRNHIKFRHSNEKPYSCDYCEYSCKNLIDLRKHLDTHSSEPAFHCDVPGCCFTCRTLGTMKIHNKREHDGGFAARYKCHVCGQCFTRGNNLTVHLHKKHQFKWPSGHPRFRYKEHEDGFLRLQLIRYESVELTEQLMRERQNRQLEDAESSGQTEGQAMEEEPPGAAPSELQVELRGVLLEERRTEKPTVSAEEAGQEEGMLYVLSEALSQAGEDSDMLQL; this is encoded by the exons ATGCCCTCCAACAAGCGGACACAGAAGAGGACTCTTCAGCTGGAGTGTGAATGGGCTTCGTGTCAGGAGTCGTTCAGTCTGATGGAAAACTTCTGCCAGCATGTGGAGGGTCACCTCAGGGCCCTGAGCACCGAGGACGTAGAGGACGTAGAGGACACAGAAG AGGAGAGAAACTGTCTCTGGAGAGACTGTGGTTTCTGCTCTGTGGAGGGTCCTGAAGAGTTGCGACGACACTTGTTCTTTCACTGTTACCACACTAAGCTGAAACAGTTGGGTCAGCAGATGCTCAATGCCCAACCAGAAATTGGCAGCTGCTCCATCGGCTACCACAACCGCAACATTATCCCTGAAATCCCAGACAACTTTATCTGCCTTTGGGAGGAGTGTGAG CAACCACCATATGAAAACCCTGAGTGGTTCTACCGTCATGTGGAGATGCATAGCTTGTGCATAGATATACCGACAGGAGACTGTGAATTCCCAGTACGCTGTGGATGGAAAG actgcGAAGCCACCGCTAAGGGCCGTCCTAAGCTGAGGGAGCATCTGCGGAGCCACACCCAGGAGAAGGTAGTGGCATGTCCAGGCTGTGGGGGCATGTACGCCAGCAACACCAAGTTGTTTGACCACATCATACGACAGAGCGCCATGGAAG GTCAGAGGTTCCAGTGTTCCCACTGTTCCAAACGTTTTGCAACAGAGAGACTTCTCAGAGACCACATGCGTACTCACG TGAGCCACTACAAATGTCCACTGTGTGACATGACTTGCCCATCACCCTCTTCTCTGCGCAACCATATCAAGTTCCGGCACAGTAAcgagaagccatacagctgcgATTACTGCGAATACAG CTGTAAGAATCTGATTGACTTGCGCAAGCACTTGGATACCCACAGCAGTGAGCCGGCGTTTCACTGTGACGTTCCTGGCTGTTGTTTCACCTGTCGTACACTTGGCACCATGAAAATTCACAACAAAAGAGAGCATGAT GGGGGTTTTGCAGCTCGCTATAAGTGCCATGTGTGTGGTCAGTGCTTCACCAGGGGCAACAACCTAACTGTCCATCTGCACAAAAAGCATCAATTCAAATGGCCCTCTGGACACCCCAGATTCAG GTACAAAGAGCATGAGGATGGCTTCTTGCGGCTGCAGCTAATTCGCTACGAGAGTGTCGAACTAACCGAGCAGTTGATGAGGGAAAGACAAAATAGGCAATTGGAGGACGCTGAGAGCAGTGGTCAGACTGAAGGTCAAGCCATGGAAGAAGAGCCTCCGGGGGCAGCACCTTCAGAGTTGCAGGTAGAACTGAGAGGGGTGCTGCTGGAAGAGCGGAGGACTGAGAAGCCAACAGTCAGTGCTGAGGAGGCTGGCCAGGAAGAGGGCATGTTGTATGTTCTCAGTGAAGCTTTGTCACAAGCAGGAGAGGACTCAGACATGCTGCAACTCTAG
- the LOC113143065 gene encoding sushi, von Willebrand factor type A, EGF and pentraxin domain-containing protein 1, with the protein MEGSGESEWISQPDFIDDTYWSGSAPLCLGGCKAQHQELRRDRCGDSSCCWFGYKSLCRVNCGRPDVDYNGVVYGNDWWVGSVVRYTCRSGFMLVGNPTRYCQPNGLWTPKPTCLRMCQRGRIEISEKELNGTCNSSCTFKSYFGPPKQGCTRIDNCKKKETGWKRFFAQCVPCICDCALSCASAG; encoded by the exons ATGGAAGGTAGTG GTGAGAGTGAATGGATTTCCCAGCCAGATTTCATAGATGACACATACTGGTCTGGGTCAGCGCCACTTTGTTTGGGAGGCTGTAAGGCACAACACCAGGAGCTGAGGAGAGATCGCTGTGGGGACTCAAGCTGCTGCTGGTTCGGCTACAAGTCCCTGTGCCGTG TAAATTGTGGGAGACCAGATGTGGACTATAACGGAGTAGTGTATGGTAATGACTGGTGGGTGGGCTCTGTGGTGAGGTACACCTGTCGCTCTGGCTTCATGCTGGTGGGGAATCCTACCAGATATTGCCAGCCTAATGGCCTCTGGACCCCGAAACCAACCTGCCTCA GAATGTGTCAGCGGGGACGCATTGAAATCAGTGAGAAGGAACTAAACGGGACCTGCAACTCTAGCTGCACATTTAAAAGCTACTTCGGCCCACCCAAGCAAGGCTGCACTCGGATAGACAACTGTAAGAAGAAGGAGACTGGCTGGAAGCGATTCTTCGCACAGTGTGTCCCTTGCATTTGTGATTGTGCTTTATCATGCG catCTGCGGGCTAA
- the dpagt1 gene encoding UDP-N-acetylglucosamine--dolichyl-phosphate N-acetylglucosaminephosphotransferase: MPETMSPVPVLPLVISCSLSVLGCLATMKLIPAFKEHFISARLYGIDLNKTSKKEVPESQGVISGTVFLIILFCFIPVPFLSCFVGDQCMGFPHDEFVQLIGALLAICCMIFLGFADDVLNLRWRHKLLLPTMASLPLLMVYFTNFGNTVIVVPKPFRALLGLHLDLGILYYVYMGMLAVFCTNAINILAGINGIESGQALFISGSIIVFNLLELSGDYRDDHVFSLYFMIPFFFTTLALFYHNWYPSSVFVGDTFCYFAGMTFAVVGILGHFSKTMLLFFIPQVVNFVYSLPQLFHIIPCPRHRLPRLNPDTGKLEMSYSKFKRKDLSKLGHLILKVAELLKLLEVQRGQEKDDDFIECNNMTIINLVLKLFGPIHERDLTIIMLIIQVMGSAVAFGIRYHLVRLFYDV; this comes from the exons ATGCCTGAAACCATGTCCCCAGTGCCCGTCCTGCCGCTGGTGATCAGCTGCTCCCTGTCTGTGCTCGGCTGCTTGGCTACGATGAAACTCATCCCTGCTTTCAAAGAGCATTTCATCTCCGCAAGACTGTACGGAATCGACCTAAACAAGACGTCCAAAAAGGAAGT TCCAGAGTCTCAAGGAGTCATCAGTGGGACAGTCTTCCTAATCATCCTCTTCTGCTTCATCCCAGTGCCTTTCCTCAGCTGCTTTGTAGGAGATCAGTGCATGGGCTTCCCACATGATGAG TTTGTACAGCTGATCGGTGCTCTTCTGGCCATCTGCTGCATGATCTTCCTGGGCTTTGCTGACGACGTGCTGAACCTACGATGGAGACACAAGCTTCTGCTCCCCACGATGGCTTCCCTGCCGCTGCTCATGGTCTATTTCACCAACTTCGGCAACACGGTCATAGTGGTGCCCAAACCCTTCAGAGCCCTTCTTGGGCTACACTTGGATCTTG GTATTCTCTACTATGTCTACATGGGAATGCTTGCAGTATTCTGCACAAATGCCATCAACATCCTAGCAGGCATCAACGGAATTGAATCTGGTCAAGCCCTTTTTATTTCCGGCTCCATCATCGTCTTCAACCTGCTAGAGCTCAGTG GAGATTACCGTGATGACCATGTTTTCTCCCTTTACTTCATGATACCGTTTTTCTTCACAACATTGGCACTTTTTTACCACAACTG GTATCCGTCATCTGTGTTTGTGGGAGACACTTTCTGCTACTTTGCTGGGATGACATTTGCTGTAGTTGGCATCCTGGGGCACTTCAGCAAAACAatgctgcttttcttcattCCCCAAGTAGTGAACTTTGTCTACTCCTTACCTCAGCTTTTTCACATCATCCCCTGCCCCAGACACCGGCTCCCCAG ACTGAATCCAGACACTGGTAAACTGGAAATGAGCTATTCTAAATTCAAAAGAAAGGACCTCTCTAAATTAGGACACCTTATTCTAAAG GTGGCAGAGTTACTGAAGCTGCTCGAGGTGCAAAGAGGCCAGGAGaaagatgatgattttattGAGTGCAACAATATGACCATAATAAATCTAGTTTTGAAATTATTTGGGCCCATCCATGAGAGGGATCTGACAATCATCATGCTCATCATACAG GTAATGGGCAGTGCAGTGGCTTTTGGAATCCGTTACCATCTGGTGCGTCTCTTCTACGACGTCTAG